The following are encoded in a window of Negativicutes bacterium genomic DNA:
- a CDS encoding DUF1292 domain-containing protein, producing MTEKDNEIMEDDELIVVMTDEEGNEYYYREELIIPVGEDRFALLVEIQEDDCEDGCDDDGCDCGCGDENVVIAKIVVDENGEEVYVDPTDEEFEAVQKAYDELMEDDEEA from the coding sequence ATGACTGAAAAAGATAATGAAATAATGGAAGACGATGAGTTAATCGTTGTTATGACTGACGAAGAAGGTAATGAATATTATTACCGTGAAGAGTTAATAATTCCAGTAGGTGAAGACAGATTTGCTTTACTAGTTGAAATCCAAGAAGACGATTGTGAAGATGGTTGCGACGATGATGGTTGCGATTGTGGTTGTGGCGATGAAAATGTAGTAATTGCTAAAATCGTTGTTGATGAGAACGGTGAAGAAGTTTATGTTGATCCAACTGATGAAGAATTTGAAGCTGTTCAAAAAGCATATGATGAATTAATGGAAGATGATGAAGAAGCCTAA
- the ruvX gene encoding Holliday junction resolvase RuvX, translating to MRILGLDVGDKTIGIAVSDELFFTAQGVEVIRRTNLEKDFARLSALVTEYDVDTFVIGLPKNMDGSIGDRGLLVKKFADDLNAVISGKKMIFWDERLSTVAAQKSLIAADVSRAKRKKVIDKMAAVFILQGYLDSRK from the coding sequence ATGAGAATTCTGGGACTGGATGTTGGTGACAAAACGATTGGAATAGCTGTAAGTGATGAACTTTTTTTTACAGCACAAGGGGTTGAAGTTATTAGACGGACTAATTTGGAGAAGGATTTTGCCAGATTAAGTGCTTTAGTAACTGAATATGATGTAGATACTTTTGTTATTGGTTTGCCGAAAAATATGGATGGTAGTATTGGCGACAGAGGGTTATTGGTTAAAAAATTTGCAGATGACTTAAATGCTGTTATTAGCGGTAAAAAGATGATTTTTTGGGATGAGAGACTTTCTACTGTGGCGGCACAAAAGTCGTTAATTGCAGCCGATGTTAGCAGGGCTAAGCGTAAAAAAGTCATTGATAAAATGGCGGCTGTTTTTATTCTACAGGGGTATTTAGATAGTAGGAAATAA
- a CDS encoding DUF805 domain-containing protein, whose product MKFFTYLQQDFLTFSGRVNRIHYLYVNIIFYLFVISLHRFLVFYSFPENKIMLIFILLFTLALFITNISIKIRRLADLNKSPYYLLLNFIPFIHLFFEIYLLTFKGTSDTNKYGAIPNS is encoded by the coding sequence ATGAAATTTTTCACTTATTTGCAACAAGATTTTCTTACTTTTTCCGGACGAGTTAACAGAATACACTACCTTTATGTAAACATCATCTTTTATCTATTTGTTATTTCCCTTCATAGATTTTTAGTATTCTATTCTTTTCCTGAAAATAAAATAATGCTAATCTTTATATTGCTATTTACCTTAGCCTTATTTATTACCAATATTTCTATAAAAATCAGAAGATTAGCCGACCTAAATAAATCTCCATATTATTTATTATTGAATTTCATTCCATTTATTCATTTATTCTTTGAAATTTATTTGTTAACCTTTAAAGGAACTTCTGATACTAACAAATATGGCGCTATCCCTAATTC
- a CDS encoding diguanylate cyclase, with the protein MEEKFAQNKKQLLWYFLLSFSLIFLISFLILFFIEKEVSETKIEALKSQEQRVVKLENDFLGREFSMVLSDLHYLHHAYENKLIKSNNYAEIAENWAVFSNQRKIYDQIRFLDADGMEKIRVNISENGSYIVPDKDLQNKKERYYFTEAINLKEETVYVSPLDLNMEQGKVEIPFKPMIRLSTPVYDNDGKVRGIIVLNYLADYTLLGLRELAKNSQGEIFLLNSNGYSLSSDNVENDWNFMFAEKKEQSFAGDFPGAWNAIIDHTTQVLTDQGLVTSLPVLLSHKFNLGQVNDHRQNLILGDGNWYIVSVVEKNNKNAEFFNNDLTTISLMVFKKNMYYFLLMIVVSGIVGLLIYVNRKTYSKIKYYSEYDHLTKTLNRRAGITRLNKLFSEDNRRHLVVSLCFIDINGLKEVNDRLGHKMGDELITTVAEVIKKIIREQDFLVRLGGDEFLIVFNGIDISAAENIWKRIIEAYDKINTVEQRAYNISVSHGIVDFDNKQKINVDDLINTADEKMYQEKQVIKKNLQVVR; encoded by the coding sequence ATGGAAGAAAAATTTGCGCAGAATAAAAAACAATTGTTATGGTACTTTCTTTTGTCATTCTCATTAATTTTTCTGATTTCTTTTCTGATTTTATTTTTTATTGAAAAGGAAGTTAGTGAAACTAAAATTGAGGCATTAAAAAGTCAAGAACAAAGGGTGGTTAAATTAGAAAATGACTTTTTAGGGCGAGAATTTAGTATGGTTTTATCGGACCTGCATTATCTTCACCACGCTTATGAAAATAAACTAATAAAAAGCAACAATTATGCTGAAATAGCAGAAAATTGGGCGGTTTTTTCAAACCAACGAAAAATATATGATCAAATTAGATTTTTAGATGCTGATGGTATGGAGAAAATTCGAGTAAATATCAGTGAAAATGGTAGCTATATTGTTCCCGATAAAGATTTACAAAATAAAAAAGAACGATATTATTTTACGGAAGCTATAAATTTAAAGGAAGAAACAGTATATGTTTCACCGCTTGATTTGAACATGGAGCAAGGAAAAGTGGAAATTCCGTTTAAACCAATGATTAGGCTTTCGACACCGGTATATGACAATGATGGTAAAGTTCGAGGGATTATTGTTTTAAATTACTTGGCAGATTATACTTTGTTAGGCTTAAGAGAGTTAGCAAAAAATAGCCAAGGCGAGATATTTTTATTAAATTCAAATGGCTATAGTTTATCATCAGATAATGTTGAAAATGATTGGAATTTTATGTTTGCAGAGAAAAAAGAGCAAAGTTTTGCAGGTGATTTTCCAGGAGCTTGGAACGCAATTATTGACCATACGACTCAAGTTTTGACTGACCAAGGGTTGGTTACTTCATTGCCGGTCTTATTAAGTCATAAATTTAATTTAGGGCAAGTTAATGATCATCGACAAAACTTAATCCTCGGTGATGGAAATTGGTACATTGTCTCGGTGGTTGAAAAAAACAATAAAAACGCAGAGTTTTTTAATAATGACTTAACAACAATTTCTTTAATGGTATTTAAAAAGAATATGTATTATTTTCTTTTAATGATAGTTGTTTCAGGCATTGTTGGACTATTAATATATGTTAACAGGAAAACATATTCGAAAATTAAATATTATTCCGAGTATGATCATCTTACCAAGACCTTAAATCGGCGGGCTGGTATAACAAGGCTTAATAAACTATTTTCTGAAGATAACCGAAGGCATTTAGTAGTTAGCTTATGTTTTATTGATATCAATGGCTTAAAAGAAGTTAATGATAGATTAGGGCATAAAATGGGTGATGAACTTATAACGACGGTGGCTGAAGTTATCAAAAAAATTATTAGAGAGCAAGACTTTTTAGTTAGATTAGGTGGCGATGAATTTCTCATTGTTTTTAATGGTATTGATATTAGTGCTGCTGAAAATATCTGGAAGAGAATTATTGAAGCTTATGATAAAATAAATACGGTAGAACAAAGAGCCTACAATATTAGTGTTAGTCATGGCATTGTTGATTTTGACAACAAACAAAAAATTAATGTGGATGATTTAATAAATACTGCCGACGAAAAAATGTATCAAGAAAAGCAAGTTATTAAGAAAAATTTGCAGGTTGTTCGCTGA
- a CDS encoding IreB family regulatory phosphoprotein, with protein sequence MPNFEETMMFKVENEEINDASIIIKKVCQALSEKGYNPINQLVGYLLSGDPTYVTSYNNARGLIRKLERDELLEELVRAYLKNK encoded by the coding sequence ATGCCGAATTTTGAAGAGACAATGATGTTTAAAGTAGAGAATGAAGAAATCAATGATGCATCAATTATAATAAAAAAGGTCTGCCAAGCTTTAAGTGAAAAAGGATATAATCCGATTAATCAGCTTGTAGGTTATTTATTGTCCGGAGATCCTACTTATGTTACCAGCTATAATAATGCAAGAGGGTTAATTCGTAAATTGGAGCGCGATGAATTATTAGAAGAGCTTGTTCGTGCTTATTTAAAGAACAAATAG